From the genome of Thermoleophilaceae bacterium:
GACGGCCTCGAGGTGCTCGTGCGCCAGGGGGCGCTCAGCTTCGAACGCTGGACGGGCCTGGACGCGCCGCTCGAGGCGATGCGCGCGGCGGCGGCGTCCAGATGACATCTGGACACATCGCTCTGGCCCTAAACATCCGTCCATCCCCTGCCGATATGCAGGGCGATGGCTCTCCCCCGTCCAGCCCTCCTCGGGATCCTCGGAGCACTGCTCGTGGCTGCCACCTTCATGGTCATGCACCGTGGCGGCAGCTCCACGGCCTCCTCGGCTCCCCCTACCGTGCCCGCGCACGCGGCGGCGCCCAAGCCGGCGCAGGCAGGCCACGCAGGGGCAAAGCCGGCTAAGCACGTCACGGCGGCACCGGCCAAGCCGGTGAAGCATGCGGCGGTCAAGCACACCGCGGCGAAGAAGTCCGCCCCCGTCAAGGTGAACACACCGGCCGGCCAGGAGGCGGGCGCGTCGGTGGGTCTCCCGCTGAAGGTGGCACAGGCATTCGCCAAGAAGCAGGTGGTGGTTCTCTACTTCGGCGCGCAGGGCGCTGATGACAACCTCACCGCCGATTCGGTCCGCTCCCTCAAGGCAAGCGCTGGACACCGGGTTGCTGTCTTCATGGACAAGCTCTCCAACTTGGCGGACTACCGTCGTGTCGTCGAGGGGCTAGACGTCTCCCAAGCTCCGTCGATCGTCCTCATCGACCGCCACCAGCAGGCGCAGGTCCTTGAGGGCTTCATCGACGCCGGGTCACTCCGCCAGGACGTGGCGGACGTGACTCGATGACGGATCGCCCCGACGCTCCACACCTTCAGGCGATCCAGGGCGGCGAGGCCGCGGCCGCGGCGGCGGCCATAGACACGACGGTCGACCCTGGGACCGGGCTCACGCCGCCGCGCATGCGCGGCGGGCGCGGGCGCTTCATCTCGGATGTGATCGTCGAGCTCGGCTTCGCGGCCGAGGAGCGCGTTCAGGCGGCGGTCGAGGAGGCGAAGTCCACCGGCCGCACGCCGGAGCAGGTGCTGCTGCAGTCGGGCGCGCTGAGCGCCGAGCAGCTCGCGCGCGCCACCGCCGAGCGCTTCGGGCTCGATCACGTCGACCTCTCGATCTACAAGCCGGACCTCGGCGCGCTCAACCTCGTGAACGCGCAGGCCGCGCGCCGCTACAACGCGGTGCCGATCGGCTTCGAGGAGGGCGTGCTGCTGGTGGCGATGGCGGACCCGTCGAACGTGCTCGCACTCGACGACCTCAAGCTTCTGACGGGCCATGAGCTGCGCGCGGTCGTCGCGTCCGA
Proteins encoded in this window:
- a CDS encoding ATPase, T2SS/T4P/T4SS family; translated protein: MTDRPDAPHLQAIQGGEAAAAAAAIDTTVDPGTGLTPPRMRGGRGRFISDVIVELGFAAEERVQAAVEEAKSTGRTPEQVLLQSGALSAEQLARATAERFGLDHVDLSIYKPDLGALNLVNAQAARRYNAVPIGFEEGVLLVAMADPSNVLALDDLKLLTGHELRAVVASEEDVGALISRMNRLDDAIAEAVQEDDSEDLALVSDIRESADDAPVIKLVNSVIAQAVQDGASDLHFEPDASREMRVRFRVDGVLSEGTTIPRRMVAGVVSRVKIMANLDIAEKRLPQDG